The sequence TCCTCTCACTCTGCATCCGCTGCATGGTCCCTGTAGAGCTGGGGTCCATGATCAGGACGTTCTGACTCCCAGCTATCCCGAACTTACAGTCACTCTTTCTGGAGTCAGTTGTCCTGCACACCTCGTAATTGTACACATGTGGCAGAGTCCCTGTGCCCATAGTGTCTGAGTAACGTGGTGGATAATATGGAATCACAGGCAGATTGGAGTGATACATGACGCGAGACTGTCTCCATCTGTAGATTTTCACTGATATAATAACCACCACACacgtgatgaagaggaaggacaCAACAGCCAAAGCCAGCACTAAGTAAAAAGTCAGGTTATCATTGTACTCCTTGTCGTGGGTAAAGTCAGTGAACTCTGACAGCACTTCAGGGAAGCTGTCCGCCACCACCACGTTCACAATGACTGTAGCTGAACGAGACGGCTGCCCGTTGTCCTCCACTATAacagtcagtctttgtttcacagCATCTTTATCACTCACTTGGCGGatagttctgatttctccattcTGTAAGCCCACTTCAAACAGCGCCCTGTCTGTGGCTTTCTGCAGTTTATACGACAGCCAGGCATTCTGTCCAGAGTCCACATCAACAGCCACCACTTTAGTCACCAGATAGCCCACATCTGCTGCACGAGGAACCATCTCAGCCACCACTGAGCCTCCAGTCTGGACCGGGTACAGGACCTGAGGGGGGTTGTCGTTCTGGTCCTGGATCACGATTCTAACTGTAGCAACTGAACTCAGAGGAGGAGACCCAGCATCACGAGCAGTTACGTTGAATTCAAACCACTTGATTTGCTCATAATCAAACGACCTCACTGCATGAATGACACCATTTTCTGAATTTACTGACACTAAGGAAGACACGGCGACCCCATTTatctctttctcctccaggAAGTAAGAAACACGAGCGTTTTGACCCCAGTCTGCATCACTAGCACTGAGAGTGAACACAGAAACTCCAGGAGAGTTGTTCTCTGGTAAAGTCTTGCTATACTCTGGTAGTGTAAATTTAGGGGGGTTGTCGTTCACGTCAGAAACTTTCACATTGAGGATCTTACTGCTGGACAGAGGTGGGGAGCCTTGGTCAGAGACAGTGATGGTGATATTATACTCAGGAACAATTTCTCTGTCTAAGAAATCTTCGGTTACTATGCTGTAATAACCTGTTAATGAAGACTCGATTTTGAAAGGGACATCAGATGTGATGGAGCACTTAATGACACCATCACTGTCAGAGTCTTCGTCGTCAACATTAACAACAGCTAGAGTTGTACCTGGCAGAGAGTCCTCGGAAATTGAGTTAGAAAATGACATCATCTGAATTGTAGGCACGTTGTCATTTTCGTCGATAATCTGAATAATAACTTTACACGTGTCGGTGTATCCCCCGTGGTCACTAGCCTGGACGTTAAGTTGATATGTCTTGGACTTTTCATAATCCAGTTTACCTGTTACTTTGATCTCTCCAGTTTTTACATTTACCTCAAAAAGCTGCTTTGCTTCTCGAGCTACATGACTTATGGAGTAAGAGACCTCTCCATTAACTCCTTTATCTTCATCAGTAGCACTGACTGAGGTCACCACTGTTCCTTCAGGAGAATTCTCCCTGACCTCGGCTTTATAAACAGGCTGGCTACATACTGGCGCATTATCATTAGCATCTAGCACAGTAATATGAATACGCACACTCCCTGATCTGTGAGGCTCTCCTCCATCTGAAGCGAGCAGCACGAGTGTGTGagtctcctctttctctcgGTCCAACGGTTTCTGTAAAACCATTTCGATGAATCTTCCTCCATCGGGCTGATTCTGGACTTCTAATTTCAAATGATCTGATGGTTTGAGTGTATATTTTTGAATATCATTTATACCAACATCGGCGTCGTCTGCGCTCTCTAGAGAGAAACGAGTGCCTGATGCAGCATTTTCAACAATTTTCAAATTGATTACATCCTTTGGGAAGGAGGGGCTGTTATCGTTTATATCCACTACCTCCACTGTTACCCGATAGAGCTGGATTGGATTTTCTAAAATCACCTCGAAGCTGAAGCTACAGGGCGTCGTCTTTCCACACAGATCCTCTCGGTCGATTCGCTCTTTAATAATAAGGGTGCCTTTGTCTCGGTTTAAATCAACGTATTGTCGACTTCCCTTGGTAATAATACGAGCTTTACCTGATATGAGCCTCCCCACATCCACACCTAAATCTCGAGCTATGTTTCCAACAAAAGAGCCTTCTGCCTGCTCCTCCGGTACAGAGTATCGAGCCTGGCCTCTCACGGCGCTCAGCTCGAAAAGACAAAGAATGACAACCAGCGTTTGCCATGGGCCTCTTTGAGCGGTGATCCACATGCAAGCCATCATACATCCAGAGACACAGACGCAGTAATCCGTTAAGTGCAAAACTGGTGCAATTATATCCTCAAAAAGTGTAGGTGATGATAATTTCAGCTGAAACCGTCCACGATTAATACAGTTCTTTAAACCACCGCGGACCAGACCGTCTTCTCTCCAGGCAGTAAAACACTGGAATGATTACAAGGGGCGGACCACAGCTCTGTCGAGTTGGATATTTATTCAGTGATGTATCAACAGCGGCCCTCAGAGTCCATCCATGGTAATGTATGTGGAGGGCATATTAAAAGAAAGAGTTTCAATGTGCTGTATATTTTTACCCATTCATTTGTTTTGAATGATAGCTTAGTTTCAAACCATACAGGTGTAAAAGAAGGCACATTATCATTCTCAATCAGCAAGGGCTGTTCCAAAGCAGCTGTAAAATGTAACTGTAAACTCAAAATGACGCCATATATATCTATTTAATCTTCTTGATGATTTATAAATGATTGATGCCGaataaatgacaacaacaaaaggatCCAAAGCGTGCTATAATATTCTAACATGTAAAAGTGAAAGAACTAATTTGTtcctaaaaaaaactgtaatagtgttgttgtgttgtttgtcttgttagtTTGACTATTGCTTTCATTTCCACCAAGAAAATGTTGTTTAACTCATATTTCACACAACAAATGAATGTCCCTCTATTGATTCAGATGCCAAAGAACCAATTTATCAAGAGAGAGACTAAATCTACTGTTACGAATAAATGTCTCAACTTAGCTAAGCCATTTACCCTggtactgtttttaaaaagaaactgaagATAATGTTAATATTAAGGGATACTACTGGGAGGAACAAAGGCCACGGTAGGGTGAGGGGTGTATTTCACTCacattaagcaataaataatcaatacagattctaaattaaaaacaacattgcCTTTTATAACCTTAAACGACAACAACTTGAAAGTCATTCCATCGTCaatttcagcaccacggacagttACCCTTAAGAGACACTCAAAGCTTTGCGAGTTGCAAAAATGCttcagaaacacaaggaaaacactcaagttaacaaaataaaatatatatattcgtTTAACTCACCAGGGTTGACATCTGAGAACAGGTGCCTGTAAGTTGCATTTCCACCTGTGGTGTTTCAGCTCCAGCTCCATCCACACTGACTAAACTTTGACTCATCGGCTGCATATATTTTATGTCACTCTTTCTGGAGTCAGTCGTCCTGCACACCTCGTAATTGTACACGTGCGGCAGAGTCCCTGTGGCCATAGTGTCTGAGTAACGTGGTGGATAATATGGAATCACAGGAAGATTGGAGTGATACATGACGCGAGAATTTCTCCATCTGTAGATTTTCACTGATATGATAACCACCAAGCacgtgatgaagaggaaggacaCTACAGCCAAAGCCAGCACTAAGTAAAAAGTCAGGTTGTCATTGTACTCCTTGTCGTTGTTAAAATCAGTGAACTCTGACAGCATTTCAGGGAAGCTGTCCGCCACCGCCACGTTCACAATGACTGTAGCTGAACGAGACGGCTGCCCGTTGTCCTCCACTATAacagtcagtctttgtttcacagCATCTTTATCACTCACTTGGCGGatagttctgatttctccattcTGTAAGCCCACTTCAAACAACGCCCTGTCTGTGGCTTTCTGCAGTTTATACGACAGCCAGGCGTTCTGTCCAGAGTCCACATCAACAGCCACCACTTTAGTCACCAGATAGCCCACATCTGCTGCACGAGGAACCATCTCAGCCACCACTGAGCCTCCAGTCTGGACCGGGTACAGGACCTGAGGGGGGTTGTCGTTCTGGTCCTGGATTATTAGCTTCACTGTCACGTTGCTACTGAGTGGAGGGGAGCCTCCATCCTGCGCTCTGACAGTAAGCTTAATTTCCTTAATTTGTTCATAATCAAACGATCGCACCGCGTGTAATACACCTGTGTCAGAGTTTATGGAGACATATTTGGACATAGAATTGCCGCTGATCTGCGTGTCCTCTAGAAAATAGGAGACCCTCGCGTTTTTTCCCCAATCAGAATCCCGCGCTCTAACAGTTGTGATGGGCACTCCAGGGGAATTATTCTCTGTGATATAAGCAGAATATATTTTTTGGTCGAAAAATGGGCTGTTGTCGTTTACGTCAGATATTCTAAGTTGCAACGtaacagagctggagagaggaggagaaccgCAGTCGGTTGCTATTACTGTGATGTTGTACTCTGAAGTAGTCTCTCTATCAAAAAGCTGATCCGCCACTAGATTATAGTAGTTTGTTAAAGAGGATTCGATTTGAAAAGGGATCATTTTGTCTATGGTACATCGTATCTGTCCATTTTTCTCTGAATCAGCGTCTTTAACATTGAGAACAGCTACTGTTGTGCCGAGACGAGAATCTTCTGATATGGTAGTAGAAAATGACATGATATTGATTACTGGGGCATTGTCATTGACGTCAATAACATCAATTATAACTTTACTGGTGCCAGTAAAACCTCCTCGGTCCTTTGCCTCTAATCTGAGttcatattttttctctttttcaaagTCAATGAGTCCAGCAACTGTTATAACACCTGTGTTTTCATCAATGTTAAACATATGGACCGTGCTGCCTTTTATTTTCGAAAAACTGAAAATCATTTCCCCGTTAGTGCCAATGTCTGCATCGGTTGCGTTCACTGTTGTGATATATGTCCCCTTTGAGGCGTTTTCCTTGACAGAGGCCCTATACACTGACTGGTTGAATACAGGGGCATTATCATTTACGTCCAAAActgatatatttatattcacCGTGCCAGATCTCTGTGGGTTCCCACCGTCAACAGCTATTACTTTAAGAGGAACACTGGAGTGTTCTTCTCTGTCTAATGGTTTCTGCAGCACCAGTTCAGCGTATTTAGTGCCATCTGGATTAGTATGTTGTTTCACAATGAAGTTGTTATTTGGGGACAGAATGTAATTTTGCAAT is a genomic window of Notolabrus celidotus isolate fNotCel1 chromosome 8, fNotCel1.pri, whole genome shotgun sequence containing:
- the LOC117817527 gene encoding uncharacterized protein LOC117817527 gives rise to the protein MLRYQVGFIILLCCIGNEVEAQIRYSIPEEMRKGSLIGNVAQDLGLDLKRLRSGRARIVGGENLQYTELKTDKGTLVVNERIDREQLCGDVTPCSFSFEIILENPIELHRVTVEILDINDNAPFFPNADMHFEISESAILGSKFPVESAVDPDVGLNALQNYILSPNNNFIVKQHTNPDGTKYAELVLQKPLDREEHSSVPLKVIAVDGGNPQRSGTVNINISVLDVNDNAPVFNQSVYRASVKENASKGTYITTVNATDADIGTNGEMIFSFSKIKGSTVHMFNIDENTGVITVAGLIDFEKEKKYELRLEAKDRGGFTGTSKVIIDVIDVNDNAPVINIMSFSTTISEDSRLGTTVAVLNVKDADSEKNGQIRCTIDKMIPFQIESSLTNYYNLVADQLFDRETTSEYNITVIATDCGSPPLSSSVTLQLRISDVNDNSPFFDQKIYSAYITENNSPGVPITTVRARDSDWGKNARVSYFLEDTQISGNSMSKYVSINSDTGVLHAVRSFDYEQIKEIKLTVRAQDGGSPPLSSNVTVKLIIQDQNDNPPQVLYPVQTGGSVVAEMVPRAADVGYLVTKVVAVDVDSGQNAWLSYKLQKATDRALFEVGLQNGEIRTIRQVSDKDAVKQRLTVIVEDNGQPSRSATVIVNVAVADSFPEMLSEFTDFNNDKEYNDNLTFYLVLALAVVSFLFITCLVVIISVKIYRWRNSRVMYHSNLPVIPYYPPRYSDTMATGTLPHVYNYEVCRTTDSRKSDIKYMQPMSQSLVSVDGAGAETPQVEMQLTGTCSQMSTLLKLSSPTLFEDIIAPVLHLTDYCVCVSGCMMACMWITAQRGPWQTLVVILCLFELSAVRGQARYSVPEEQAEGSFVGNIARDLGVDVGRLISGKARIITKGSRQYVDLNRDKGTLIIKERIDREDLCGKTTPCSFSFEVILENPIQLYRVTVEVVDINDNSPSFPKDVINLKIVENAASGTRFSLESADDADVGINDIQKYTLKPSDHLKLEVQNQPDGGRFIEMVLQKPLDREKEETHTLVLLASDGGEPHRSGSVRIHITVLDANDNAPVCSQPVYKAEVRENSPEGTVVTSVSATDEDKGVNGEVSYSISHVAREAKQLFEVNVKTGEIKVTGKLDYEKSKTYQLNVQASDHGGYTDTCKVIIQIIDENDNVPTIQMMSFSNSISEDSLPGTTLAVVNVDDEDSDSDGVIKCSITSDVPFKIESSLTGYYSIVTEDFLDREIVPEYNITITVSDQGSPPLSSSKILNVKVSDVNDNPPKFTLPEYSKTLPENNSPGVSVFTLSASDADWGQNARVSYFLEEKEINGVAVSSLVSVNSENGVIHAVRSFDYEQIKWFEFNVTARDAGSPPLSSVATVRIVIQDQNDNPPQVLYPVQTGGSVVAEMVPRAADVGYLVTKVVAVDVDSGQNAWLSYKLQKATDRALFEVGLQNGEIRTIRQVSDKDAVKQRLTVIVEDNGQPSRSATVIVNVVVADSFPEVLSEFTDFTHDKEYNDNLTFYLVLALAVVSFLFITCVVVIISVKIYRWRQSRVMYHSNLPVIPYYPPRYSDTMGTGTLPHVYNYEVCRTTDSRKSDCKFGIAGSQNVLIMDPSSTGTMQRMQSERSILDEPDSPLEVGFLK